The Synechocystis sp. PCC 7509 genome includes a window with the following:
- the ndhN gene encoding NAD(P)H-quinone oxidoreductase subunit N, with protein MALITTGKQLIRDLEKSGALGLYVPPEGGYEGRYQRRVRAAGYTTLLMTARGLGDLAAYLTGVHGVRPAHLGKKDIRVYYLPPIVNYHLENLPPKSKGLVLWMMEGHLLSNQEIEYLASLPQLEPRVKIAIERGGDRFFRWMPLKETLEASYKAV; from the coding sequence ATGGCGCTAATTACCACTGGCAAGCAACTGATTCGAGACTTGGAAAAATCGGGGGCGTTGGGTTTGTACGTACCGCCAGAGGGTGGTTACGAAGGACGCTATCAAAGGAGAGTTCGAGCGGCGGGTTATACAACCTTACTAATGACGGCACGTGGTTTGGGAGACTTGGCGGCTTATCTCACTGGAGTGCATGGAGTTCGCCCCGCTCATTTAGGTAAAAAAGATATTAGAGTTTATTACTTACCACCAATTGTTAACTACCATTTGGAAAATTTGCCGCCCAAGTCCAAAGGGCTAGTTTTGTGGATGATGGAAGGGCATTTGCTTTCTAACCAAGAAATAGAATATTTGGCTTCGTTACCACAACTAGAGCCAAGAGTGAAGATAGCGATTGAAAGAGGCGGCGATCGCTTCTTTCGTTGGATGCCGTTAAAAGAAACCTTAGAAGCGAGTTACAAAGCAGTATAG
- a CDS encoding alpha/beta hydrolase has product MLKHKAFQTLAIAISLLIPSFALPRPTIAAQRIYVSYSAFERSISVDALEIYAKKGIINDDLAAYANYTEPQVMEQLRRVLMTRVNLEPVAISQFFYTPQGEDLLQRIGQIIQTESRQTGVYALRSALVLAAADKEGLTLLNVLRHFPSNSIRVDLNRSLQLAEEVETIINRTNTAIASIAKQSETEANTGVTDFSQLPDLRSNGRFKWNKQTLTLNDKRRDRNYIADFYIPVTSRPAPVIVISHGLASDRTTLAYLATHLVSYGFAVAVPEHPGSNTERVQNLLTGRVNTAEEPSEFINRPYDVTYLLDRLQLLDQNDSTYQLNLDQVGVIGQSYGGYTALALAGAPINFSQLQKDCKNRVDAWNISLLLQCRALELPVTQYNLRDLRVKAAIAINPLSNSIFGEESLSKISIPLMIVSSSDDTVAPALSEQIIPFSWLTTEKKYLVLLEGGTHFSTLSEPDPATSPISLPIPIYGAHPNLIRRYMRALSVAFSSAYVANDAQYLPYLSANYTRAIAQNVSQVRLVQTLPPDLRSLVDAELPK; this is encoded by the coding sequence ATGCTCAAACACAAAGCATTCCAAACCCTGGCGATCGCTATATCTCTACTAATACCTTCCTTCGCCTTACCTCGTCCCACCATAGCCGCCCAACGCATTTATGTTTCTTATTCAGCTTTCGAGCGCTCAATTTCTGTTGATGCTTTAGAAATTTACGCCAAAAAAGGCATAATTAATGACGATTTAGCCGCCTATGCCAATTATACCGAACCCCAGGTAATGGAACAGTTGCGGCGAGTTTTGATGACGCGAGTAAATTTAGAACCCGTCGCCATTTCTCAGTTTTTTTACACCCCTCAAGGGGAAGATTTACTACAAAGAATTGGGCAAATTATTCAAACAGAGTCCCGACAAACGGGGGTTTATGCCTTACGCTCGGCTCTAGTGTTAGCCGCCGCCGATAAGGAAGGATTGACATTATTAAATGTTTTGCGCCACTTTCCTAGCAACAGTATTCGGGTAGATTTAAACCGCAGTCTGCAACTTGCTGAGGAAGTAGAAACTATTATCAATCGCACCAATACCGCGATCGCTTCTATCGCCAAACAATCGGAAACTGAAGCTAATACTGGAGTAACGGATTTTTCCCAATTACCCGATCTCCGCAGCAATGGGCGTTTTAAGTGGAATAAACAAACGCTGACCCTAAACGACAAAAGGCGCGATCGCAATTATATTGCCGATTTTTACATCCCCGTTACTTCTCGCCCAGCCCCGGTAATCGTAATTTCTCATGGTTTAGCAAGCGATCGCACAACTCTAGCTTATCTAGCTACGCACCTAGTCTCCTATGGGTTTGCTGTCGCTGTCCCCGAACATCCTGGGAGCAATACCGAAAGAGTGCAAAATCTGCTAACAGGACGAGTTAACACCGCCGAAGAACCCAGCGAATTTATCAATCGTCCTTACGATGTAACTTATTTACTCGATCGCCTCCAGTTGCTTGACCAAAACGATTCCACCTACCAACTTAACTTAGACCAAGTAGGAGTTATTGGACAATCCTATGGCGGTTATACCGCACTAGCTTTAGCTGGCGCTCCGATTAATTTCTCTCAACTGCAAAAAGACTGTAAAAATCGCGTTGATGCTTGGAATATATCTCTACTTCTGCAATGTCGGGCTTTAGAATTGCCTGTAACTCAGTACAACTTGCGCGACTTGCGAGTTAAAGCCGCGATCGCTATTAATCCTTTGAGTAACAGCATTTTTGGGGAAGAAAGCCTCAGTAAAATTTCCATTCCCTTAATGATTGTCAGTAGCAGCGATGACACGGTTGCACCAGCTTTATCCGAGCAAATTATCCCTTTTAGCTGGTTAACTACCGAGAAAAAATATCTAGTATTACTAGAAGGTGGAACTCACTTTTCTACACTTTCCGAACCTGACCCCGCTACTTCTCCTATAAGCTTACCTATTCCTATCTACGGCGCTCACCCTAACTTAATTCGGCGCTATATGAGAGCCTTGAGTGTTGCTTTTAGCTCTGCTTACGTCGCCAATGATGCCCAATATTTACCTTATTTAAGCGCTAACTATACAAGAGCGATCGCCCAAAATGTTTCTCAAGTTCGGCTTGTGCAAACTTTACCCCCAGATTTGCGATCGCTCGTTGATGCTGAATTACCCAAATAA